One Chloroflexota bacterium genomic region harbors:
- a CDS encoding CoA transferase produces the protein MGIPFVLAKLVRRQQQSVPPFSGQGYKGEVTPMSLPFQGLRIIELGAAVASPYCATMCADLGAEVIKIESKRRPDNMRHASTTVPTPNGLDGGFLYNAINRNKRGMSLDLTTREGKALFLDLVHTADAIVENYAAGTMERLFSLGYERLRKERPDLIMVSLSGYGATGPYKDRVAYGIVLESLAGMVQMEGYKGGRPYETPITYNDYISALHGFQLLCAALLRRDKTGKGIAIDFSEFEETLFLVPEGLFDWLVNRRERTRDGNHSDFIPIHGVYRCKGNDAWVAIAVATEPQWRAFCNAIGRGDWLADGKLATREGRIAQREMLEAGVTAWTSQRTAAEATQLLQGAGVPAGPTYQVDEALADPHVVEREVIAKDTMHPYTKGKRVPLTPLRLDGLPRAMRRPAPTWGKDNEYVCNELLGKTVAEMERLKAANAFN, from the coding sequence ATGGGTATCCCCTTTGTCTTGGCAAAACTCGTTCGCCGTCAGCAGCAAAGCGTCCCTCCCTTCTCAGGGCAGGGATACAAAGGGGAGGTTACACCCATGAGCCTCCCCTTCCAAGGCCTCCGCATCATCGAGCTCGGCGCTGCCGTCGCCTCGCCCTACTGCGCCACCATGTGCGCCGACCTGGGGGCGGAAGTCATCAAGATCGAGTCCAAGCGCCGTCCCGATAACATGCGCCACGCCTCCACCACCGTGCCCACGCCTAACGGCCTGGATGGCGGCTTCCTCTACAACGCCATCAACCGCAACAAGCGCGGCATGAGCCTGGACCTGACCACTCGCGAAGGCAAGGCCCTCTTCCTTGACCTGGTGCACACCGCCGATGCCATTGTGGAAAATTACGCCGCCGGGACTATGGAGAGGCTCTTCAGCCTGGGCTACGAGCGCCTTCGCAAGGAGCGCCCCGACCTCATCATGGTCTCCCTCTCCGGCTATGGCGCCACAGGCCCCTACAAGGACCGCGTCGCCTACGGCATCGTCCTTGAAAGCCTCGCCGGCATGGTCCAGATGGAAGGCTATAAGGGCGGCCGGCCTTATGAGACGCCCATCACCTATAACGACTACATCTCCGCCCTTCACGGCTTCCAGCTCCTGTGCGCCGCCCTCCTGCGGCGGGACAAGACAGGCAAAGGCATCGCCATTGACTTCTCGGAGTTCGAAGAGACCCTCTTCCTTGTTCCCGAAGGCCTTTTCGATTGGCTCGTGAACCGCCGGGAACGCACCCGGGACGGCAACCATAGCGACTTCATCCCCATCCACGGCGTCTATCGCTGCAAAGGGAACGATGCCTGGGTTGCCATCGCCGTAGCCACCGAGCCCCAGTGGCGCGCCTTCTGCAACGCCATCGGCAGAGGCGATTGGCTCGCCGATGGCAAGCTCGCCACCCGCGAGGGGCGGATAGCTCAGCGCGAGATGCTGGAGGCGGGCGTCACCGCCTGGACGTCACAGCGTACCGCCGCAGAGGCGACGCAGCTGTTGCAGGGCGCAGGCGTTCCCGCAGGTCCCACCTACCAGGTTGACGAGGCTCTGGCCGACCCGCACGTCGTGGAGCGTGAGGTTATCGCCAAGGACACGATGCACCCCTACACCAAGGGGAAGCGCGTCCCGCTCACGCCCCTGCGCCTTGACGGCCTGCCGCGCGCCATGCGCCGGCCTGCCCCCACATGGGGCAAGGATAATGAGTACGTCTGCAATGAGCTGCTGGGAAAGACGGTGGCCGAAATGGAGCGATTGAAGGCGGCAAACGCCTTCAATTGA